Proteins from one Microtus pennsylvanicus isolate mMicPen1 chromosome 7, mMicPen1.hap1, whole genome shotgun sequence genomic window:
- the Prkab2 gene encoding 5'-AMP-activated protein kinase subunit beta-2 — protein sequence MGNTTSERVSGERHGAKAARAEGGGHGPGKEHKIMVGSTDDPSVFSLPDSKLPGDKEFVPWQQDLDDSVKPTQQARPTVIRWSEGGKEVFISGSFNNWSTKIPLIKSHNDFVAILDLPEGEHQYKFFVDGQWVHDPSEPVVTSQLGTINNLIHVKKSDFEVFDALKLDSMESSETSCRDLSSSPPGPYGQEMYVFRSEERFKSPPILPPHLLQVILNKDTNISCDPALLPEPNHVMLNHLYALSIKDSVMVLSATHRYKKKYVTTLLYKPI from the exons ATGGGAAACACCACCAGCGAGCGGGTGTCCGGGGAGCGCCACGGTGCCAAGGCTGCGCGAGCCGAGGGCGGCGGCCATGGCCCGGGCAAGGAGCACaagatcatggtggggagcaccgACGACCCCAGCGTCTTCAGCCTGCCCGACTCCAAG CTCCCTGGGGACAAAGAGTTTGTACCCTGGCAGCAGGACTTGGATGATTCCGTGAAGCCCACCCAGCAGGCCCGGCCCACCGTTATCCGCTGGTCTGAAGGAGGCAAGGAGGTCTTCATCTCTGGGTCTTTCAACAACTGGAGCACTAAGATTCCACTGATTAAGAG TCATAATGACTTTGTTGCCATCCTGGATCTTCCAGAGGGAGAACACCAGTACAAATTCTTTGTGGATGGGCAGTGGGTTCATGATCCCTCAGAG CCTGTGGTTACCAGTCAGCTTGGCACAATTAATAATTTGATTCATGTCAAGAAATCTGACTTTGAAGTATTCGATGCTTTAAAGTTAGACTCCATGGAGAGCTCTGAGACATCCTGCCGAG ACCTGTCCAGTTCACCGCCAGGGCCTTATGGTCAAGAAATGTATGTGTTCCGATCTGAGGAGAGATTCAAATCCCCACCCATCCTGCCCCCTCACCTACTCCAAGTTATTCTTAACAAGGACACTAATATTTCA tgTGACCCGGCCTTACTTCCTGAGCCCAACCATGTTATGCTAAACCATCTCTATGCGCTGTCCATTAAG